Proteins encoded together in one Sceloporus undulatus isolate JIND9_A2432 ecotype Alabama chromosome 4, SceUnd_v1.1, whole genome shotgun sequence window:
- the PLEKHF2 gene encoding pleckstrin homology domain-containing family F member 2: MVDRLANSEANTRRISIVENCFGAAGQPLTIPGRVLIGEGVLTKLCRKKPKARQFFLFNDILVYGNIVIQKKKYNKQHIIPLENVTIESIQDEGDLRNGWLIKTPTKSFAVYAATATEKSEWMNHINKCVSDLLSKSGKTPSNEHAAVWVPDSEATVCMRCQKAKFTPVNRRHHCRKCGFVVCGPCSEKRFLIPSQSSKPVRICDFCYGLLSTGEMSACQSTRSDSYSPSPKPPLNDTSDDDDDDDSSD, encoded by the coding sequence ATGGTGGATCGCTTGGCAAACAGTGAAGCAAATACAAGACGAATAAGCATAGTGGAAAACTGCTTTGGAGCTGCTGGACAACCTTTAACTATTCCTGGCCGTGTACTAATTGGTGAAGGAGTACTAACAAAGTTGTGTAGGAAGAAGCCCAAAGCCCGGCAGTTTTTCTTATTCAATGATATTCTTGTGTATGGTAATATTGTCATCCAGAAGAAGAAATATAACAAACAGCACATCATTCCACTGGAAAATGTAACTATTGAGTCTATCCAGGATGAAGGGGATCTCCGGAACGGATGGCTTATCAAGACCCCCACTAAATCATTTGCAGTTTATGCTGCCACAGCCACAGAAAAATCTGAATGGATGAaccatataaataaatgtgtctCTGATTTGCTTTCTAAAAGTGGGAAGACTCCCAGTAACGAACATGCAGCTGTGTGGGTACCTGATTCCGAAGCCACTGTTTGTATGCGCTGTCAGAAAGCAAAATTTACTCCTGTCAATCGTCGTCACCACTGCCGAAAATGTGGGTTTGTTGTATGTGGGCCTTGTTCTGAAAAGAGGTTTCTTATACCTAGTCAGTCTTCTAAGCCTGTGCGAATCTGCGATTTCTGCTATGGCCTCCTTTCCACAGGAGAGATGTCTGCATGCCAGTCCACAAGATCAGACTCTTATAGCCCATCACCGAAACCTCCTTTAAATGATacatcagatgatgatgatgatgatgacagcagTGACTAA